In Spinacia oleracea cultivar Varoflay chromosome 5, BTI_SOV_V1, whole genome shotgun sequence, a single window of DNA contains:
- the LOC110778393 gene encoding 60S ribosomal protein L18a-like protein produces the protein MTEKERKGTTSTSSATASPDPTAPFVQPSQQQYYGTFQGVACYTQPPPQPAVGFPHPAPPPGAAVPSAYFTRGYQTVPGYAIAEGRPFREPRLPCCGIGVGWLLFIVGFFFAAIPWYVGALILLCGRVDYREKPGLVACMVASILAVIAIVFGATNGYDDIW, from the exons ATGActgagaaagaaagaaaagggacGACCAGCACCTCCAGTGCGACCGCCTCGCCGGATCCTACGGCGCCGTTTGTTCAACCGTCGCAACAACAGTATTATGGGACGTTTCAAGGGGTTGCGTGTTACACCCAGCCACCGCCTCAACCAGCTGTCGGTTTCCCCCACCCTGCTCCCCCACCTGGCGCCGCCGTCCCTTCTGCTTATTTTACTCGGGGTTATCAAACTGTTCCTG GTTATGCCATTGCTGAAGGAAGACCTTTCAGGGAGCCAAGACTTCCTTGCTGTGGAATTGGGGTTGGCTGGCTCTT GTTTATTGTTGGTTTTTTCTTCGCGGCCATACCTTGGTATGTTGGAGCATTGATTCTACTTTGTGGCAGAGTGGATTACAGAGAGAAGCCAGGGCTTGTTGCATGCATGGTGGCT TCTATTCTGGCTGTGATTGCTATTGTATTCGGAGCAACAAATGGTTATGATGATATCTGGTGA